Proteins from one Triticum aestivum cultivar Chinese Spring chromosome 7A, IWGSC CS RefSeq v2.1, whole genome shotgun sequence genomic window:
- the LOC123150171 gene encoding mitogen-activated protein kinase 4, with protein sequence MAGSHQLLRSEKKKMAKMVCRHQNGKGSYGKHCYMMWRTMFEIDTKYVPIEPIGRGSYGIVCSSMNKNTNEMVAIKKINNVFDNHVDALRTLQEMKLLRHLRHENVIALKDIMMPIHRRSFKDVYLVSELMDTDLDRIINSSQTLMTEHCQYFLFQLLRGLKYLHSTGILHRDLKPLNLLVNGNCDLKICDFGLARTINTEGQCLTEHVVTRWYRAPELLLSSDNYGTSIDVWSVGCIFAELLGRKPIFPGTNSLNQLQLIVNVLGTMNDADLEFIDKSRSRNYVNSLSYTPGIPLTKMYPQAHPLAIDLLQKMLVFDPSKRSK encoded by the exons ATGGCCGGTTCACATCAGCTGCTTCGTTCTGAG AAAAAGAAAATGGCGAAGATGGTATGTCGTCATCAGAATGGCAAGGGAAGCTATGGCAAGCATTGCTACATGATGTGGCGGACGATGTTTGAGATCGACACAAAGTACGTGCCGATCGAGCCCATCGGAAGAGGATCTTACGGGATAGTTTGCTCATCGATGAACAAGAATACAAACGAGATGGTTGCCATAAAAAAGATAAACAATGTCTTTGACAACCACGTGGATGCGTTGAGAACGCTGCAGGAGATGAAGCTCCTTCGACACTTGCGTCATGAGAATGTCATTGCTTTGAAGGATATAATGATGCCAATACATAGGAGGAGCTTCAAAGATGTCTACTTGGTGTCCGAACTGATGGACACGGATCTGGATCGGATCATCAACTCATCTCAAACGCTTATGACTGAGCACTGCCAATATTTCCTTTTTCAG CTGCTCCGAGGCCTGAAGTATCTTCATTCAACTGGGATACTCCATAGAGACCTGAAACCACTCAACCTTCTAGTTAATGGAAACTGTGACCTGAAGATTTGTGACTTTGGTCTTGCCCGAACAATTAACACTGAAGGTCAGTGTTTGACTGAACATGTTGTCACCCGATGGTATAGAGCTCCAGAGCTGCTGCTCTCTAGCGACAACTATGGCACCTCCATAGATGTGTGGTCAGTTGGCTGCATCTTTGCTGAGCTTCTTGGCCGCAAGCCAATCTTTCCTGGAACCAACAGCCTAAATCAGCTTCAGCTTATAGTCAATGTTCTTGGCACCATGAACGATGCTGACCTTGAGTTCATTGATAAATCAAGATCTCGCAATTACGTCAACTCCCTTTCATACACCCCTGGGATTCCCCTCACCAAAATGTACCCACAAGCGCACCCTCTTGCCATTGATCTGTTGCAGAAGATGTTGGTCTTTGATCCTTCCAAaaggagtaaatag